A genomic segment from Moorena sp. SIOASIH encodes:
- a CDS encoding iron-containing alcohol dehydrogenase: MKSTLHISKNSIDQCIEKIIINEKIDGSVIGPSVYSMNCFAPIYEHVNKNKLPIIVPKFPLIYSNIDKLKFTTSGQRFLVFGGGSLIDFVKVCAKRDEIYLTVLLSSISNDGFSSNFSSLKPDEKSYNQSYPSKAPQSVYACLPLLTKHMPHKFWVSALGELLSKLNVLEDLKVDNKVKEFDQTPFYQIERFIKKYTKRNENSLIEIIKQLYSFSLLMKNDSSWCSRSEHEFEKLYADSKMSHGQLVLMGALVAMKIRCIYKLPDLYERLLYYCRKLEISLELKQGFDTIIESNTYKRMKKLSSVRPERFGLWNLVDSTTVDWKMIIKQIIKEL, encoded by the coding sequence ATGAAGTCTACATTACATATTTCAAAAAACTCGATAGATCAATGCATAGAAAAAATCATAATAAATGAAAAAATAGACGGTAGTGTTATAGGTCCAAGTGTCTATTCAATGAATTGTTTTGCTCCTATTTACGAGCATGTTAATAAAAATAAGCTCCCGATCATAGTACCAAAATTTCCTTTAATTTATTCAAATATTGATAAATTAAAGTTTACTACCAGTGGTCAACGTTTTTTAGTTTTTGGGGGGGGAAGTCTCATAGATTTTGTAAAAGTTTGTGCTAAACGGGATGAAATTTATTTAACTGTTTTGTTATCTTCTATTTCAAATGATGGATTTTCATCTAATTTTAGTTCCTTAAAGCCCGATGAAAAGTCATATAATCAGAGTTATCCATCAAAAGCACCTCAGTCGGTTTATGCTTGTTTGCCCTTATTAACTAAGCACATGCCACATAAATTTTGGGTTAGTGCTCTGGGTGAATTATTATCAAAATTGAATGTGTTGGAGGACTTAAAAGTTGATAATAAAGTCAAGGAATTTGATCAAACACCTTTTTATCAAATTGAACGATTTATCAAGAAATACACAAAACGTAATGAAAACTCATTAATCGAAATAATCAAACAGCTTTACTCATTTTCTTTATTAATGAAAAATGATAGTAGTTGGTGTAGCCGTTCTGAACACGAATTTGAGAAGTTATATGCAGATAGTAAAATGTCACACGGTCAATTAGTTTTAATGGGTGCTTTAGTTGCTATGAAGATAAGATGTATTTATAAATTACCTGATTTATATGAGCGGTTATTATATTATTGTCGAAAATTAGAAATAAGCTTAGAATTAAAACAAGGATTTGATACTATTATAGAATCGAATACTTATAAAAGAATGAAAAAACTATCTTCAGTACGACCCGAAAGATTTGGGTTGTGGAATCTTGTCGATTCCACAACCGTTGACTGGAAAATGATTATCAAACAAATAATAAAGGAGTTATAG
- a CDS encoding CDP-alcohol phosphatidyltransferase family protein, producing the protein MIKPNHITLFRLILIFIAFVSWYLVPPQDYLYIGVLFYIAFLLDAVDGWLARTKDLKTDFGKYFDPIVDYIGFLALYVISIEMGIIPVWFVFLALTRDFLATFARQILNLNNIVIEANVIAKLKAVYIGYPLVGLYWYKIYGFSSEWLFIVIGLHILIEGRVFGYSDPLENRWNSIILCFATIAVVTLTTLRPASESLSDLTVLFILITQSLIWVSGIKYLWDAREYIIKSFESN; encoded by the coding sequence GTGATTAAACCGAATCACATTACATTATTTAGATTGATTTTAATTTTTATAGCTTTTGTTTCATGGTATCTTGTTCCCCCTCAAGACTATCTGTATATTGGTGTGTTATTTTATATAGCATTTTTATTGGATGCTGTTGATGGGTGGTTAGCTAGAACAAAGGACTTAAAAACAGATTTCGGTAAGTATTTCGATCCTATTGTAGACTATATAGGTTTCCTAGCCTTGTATGTCATTAGCATTGAAATGGGAATTATCCCTGTATGGTTTGTTTTTCTAGCTCTGACCAGAGACTTTTTAGCAACATTTGCCAGACAGATATTAAATTTAAATAATATTGTGATTGAAGCCAATGTTATTGCTAAATTAAAAGCCGTATATATTGGTTATCCGTTGGTAGGACTTTATTGGTATAAAATTTATGGGTTTTCAAGTGAATGGTTGTTTATTGTTATTGGGTTACACATACTAATAGAAGGTCGAGTTTTTGGATATTCGGATCCTTTAGAAAATCGTTGGAATTCTATAATATTGTGTTTCGCGACTATTGCAGTAGTTACCTTAACTACATTAAGACCTGCAAGTGAGAGTCTTTCTGATCTGACTGTGTTATTCATACTTATAACTCAATCATTGATCTGGGTTTCTGGTATTAAATATTTATGGGATGCCAGAGAGTATATCATTAAATCATTTGAGTCAAACTAA
- a CDS encoding class I SAM-dependent methyltransferase has translation MTNNQQSQFLAKWSNKWNTEIAEVEKEYDTLAQVYEDKVLNWQYACHQVAAELMAKFVAVEGNILDLGCGTGLAAQALREQGYQTIIGVDISAKSLDIAREKHIYTALYKADIQQELPFQDNEFDGIISTAVLTNMETSNVLYKFCRLVKPGGYLVFTNREDIHYQKKFDVTLQQMESEGILKQAYLSPPQPYLPNNHDYAEKIKVLYCAYQVCI, from the coding sequence ATGACTAATAATCAACAATCCCAATTCTTAGCCAAGTGGTCAAATAAATGGAACACTGAAATCGCAGAGGTTGAGAAAGAATATGATACTTTAGCTCAAGTGTATGAGGATAAAGTATTGAATTGGCAGTATGCTTGTCATCAGGTTGCTGCTGAACTGATGGCAAAATTTGTTGCTGTCGAGGGTAATATTTTGGATCTCGGATGTGGAACCGGACTTGCTGCACAAGCTCTTCGAGAACAAGGTTATCAAACCATAATTGGAGTTGACATTTCTGCTAAATCTTTGGACATCGCTAGGGAGAAACATATTTATACTGCTCTATATAAAGCAGATATACAGCAAGAACTGCCATTTCAAGATAATGAATTTGATGGAATCATTTCCACTGCTGTGCTTACTAATATGGAAACGTCAAATGTGTTGTATAAGTTTTGCCGATTAGTAAAACCGGGAGGATATCTGGTGTTTACAAACCGAGAGGATATCCACTATCAAAAAAAATTCGACGTTACCTTGCAACAGATGGAGTCAGAAGGCATTTTAAAACAAGCCTATCTTTCGCCACCACAACCCTATCTTCCCAATAATCATGATTATGCAGAGAAGATCAAAGTTCTTTATTGTGCTTATCAGGTGTGCATTTGA
- a CDS encoding class I SAM-dependent methyltransferase, whose protein sequence is MIKEYENYQDTSKSYDTTRIPIGVEILLGCFATTPRPLPEQVILDGGCGTGNYIQALKSKVNSLWGLEFNGGMLAQATEKFRNHPNIHLDQGSLLDLPYENETFDGIMCNQVLHHLGSEDAAQENFPELNQVFEQAYRVLRPQGVFVCNTSSHPQIYDGFWWADLIPDAVSRIAKRMPPIASITEKLDQAGFCFGGIVVPIHAVMQGDNYLDPEGPLKQTYRNGDSTWSLVRQAELEQALERVRNMNKDGSIVHYLEQRESLRQKLGQTTFVYAYKKHS, encoded by the coding sequence ATGATTAAAGAGTATGAAAACTATCAGGATACATCCAAAAGCTACGACACGACTCGTATCCCAATCGGGGTTGAGATTTTATTGGGTTGCTTTGCGACTACCCCTCGTCCTTTGCCAGAGCAGGTGATCTTGGATGGTGGGTGTGGTACTGGAAACTATATCCAAGCCTTGAAGAGCAAAGTCAATAGCCTGTGGGGTCTAGAATTCAATGGGGGAATGTTGGCGCAAGCAACAGAAAAGTTCCGCAATCACCCCAATATTCACTTAGATCAAGGCAGTCTTCTCGATCTTCCCTATGAGAATGAGACCTTTGATGGGATAATGTGTAACCAGGTTCTCCATCACTTGGGTTCGGAGGACGCAGCTCAGGAAAATTTTCCTGAACTGAACCAGGTGTTTGAGCAAGCGTATCGAGTGCTGCGTCCCCAAGGCGTGTTTGTGTGTAACACCAGCTCTCATCCACAGATTTATGATGGATTTTGGTGGGCCGATCTGATTCCAGACGCGGTATCGAGAATCGCTAAACGTATGCCACCAATAGCATCCATTACTGAGAAATTGGATCAAGCTGGCTTTTGCTTTGGGGGCATTGTTGTCCCAATTCATGCTGTTATGCAAGGTGACAATTACCTTGACCCAGAAGGCCCGCTCAAGCAAACCTATCGGAATGGTGATTCTACTTGGTCTTTGGTGAGGCAAGCGGAATTAGAACAAGCATTGGAGCGAGTGCGGAATATGAACAAGGATGGAAGCATCGTTCACTATCTTGAGCAACGGGAAAGTTTGCGCCAAAAATTGGGGCAAACAACCTTTGTTTATGCCTACAAGAAACACAGTTGA
- a CDS encoding class I SAM-dependent methyltransferase — protein MQNNWYKIWNRRQVDGIEQPTLLLLLVANGYDTQFSGVQESAWMAYVQHIADQLNITSKDSLLDLGCGAGTFLYPFYQQGNPVAGIDYSANLVKIALAAMPQATISVGEAIDLPRDRQFDVVLSGGVFHYFPTYDYAAEVLRGMVQIAQKSIGILDVPDLSKQESAISARKAGMGDAEYEEKYRGLDHLYYTKDWFQQVLATESVQVTMEDQCLQGYDNSKYRFNVLIHKH, from the coding sequence TTGCAGAACAACTGGTACAAAATCTGGAATCGCAGACAGGTAGATGGGATAGAACAGCCAACTTTGCTCTTGTTGCTGGTTGCCAATGGCTATGATACCCAATTCTCAGGTGTCCAGGAATCAGCCTGGATGGCTTATGTGCAGCATATCGCGGATCAGCTCAATATCACTTCCAAGGATTCATTGTTGGACCTCGGGTGCGGCGCGGGTACTTTTCTCTATCCGTTTTACCAACAAGGGAATCCAGTCGCGGGAATTGACTACTCAGCTAACTTGGTCAAGATTGCCCTAGCAGCTATGCCCCAAGCCACGATCAGCGTAGGAGAAGCAATTGATCTGCCAAGGGATCGTCAATTTGATGTTGTGCTGTCAGGAGGGGTATTTCATTATTTCCCAACCTATGACTATGCAGCAGAGGTACTTCGGGGCATGGTTCAAATCGCCCAGAAAAGTATCGGCATTCTTGATGTTCCTGATCTGTCTAAGCAAGAATCGGCAATCAGTGCTCGCAAAGCAGGTATGGGAGATGCAGAATACGAGGAAAAATATCGGGGACTCGATCATTTATACTACACTAAGGACTGGTTCCAGCAAGTTCTGGCAACTGAGTCGGTTCAGGTAACGATGGAAGATCAGTGCCTGCAAGGCTACGACAATAGCAAATACCGTTTCAATGTCTTGATCCATAAACACTAA
- a CDS encoding phosphocholine cytidylyltransferase family protein — MKVETAVILAAGMGIRLQELGQSAPKGFLQLGEQPIIEESIERLTACGMQRIIIVTGHLSDFYERLQQRFNDQILTIHNPHYAESGSMYSLYCARELIEGDFLLLESDLIYEQRALTAVLNFPKDNVVLLSGQTNAGDEVYVETSGETIVAMSKNKAELGSQIAGELVGISKISQPLFQRMLAQASLRFKTSLKLNYETDGLIAAAKSYPVYYRVIRDLLWTEIDDRCQLARAREQIYPAILQKDAH; from the coding sequence ATGAAAGTAGAAACAGCTGTTATTCTAGCTGCTGGCATGGGCATTAGACTGCAGGAACTAGGGCAATCGGCTCCTAAAGGGTTCCTCCAGTTGGGAGAGCAACCCATTATTGAGGAATCGATAGAGCGCCTGACTGCCTGCGGTATGCAGCGCATCATCATTGTCACTGGTCATTTATCCGACTTTTATGAGCGTCTGCAGCAACGTTTTAATGATCAGATATTGACGATTCATAACCCACACTATGCCGAATCAGGTAGCATGTATTCCCTCTATTGTGCCCGTGAGCTGATTGAGGGTGATTTTCTGTTGTTGGAATCAGATCTGATTTACGAACAGCGTGCTTTGACAGCAGTCTTGAACTTTCCTAAAGACAATGTGGTCTTGCTATCTGGCCAAACCAATGCTGGCGATGAAGTCTATGTGGAAACCTCCGGTGAGACAATCGTTGCGATGTCTAAAAATAAGGCTGAACTGGGGAGTCAAATTGCCGGTGAATTGGTCGGTATTTCCAAAATATCCCAGCCTTTGTTTCAAAGGATGTTGGCGCAAGCCAGCCTAAGATTTAAAACAAGCCTCAAGCTGAATTATGAAACTGATGGGCTGATAGCAGCGGCAAAATCCTATCCAGTTTACTATAGGGTGATTAGGGATCTACTCTGGACAGAAATTGATGACCGATGCCAGCTTGCCAGAGCTAGAGAGCAAATCTATCCAGCAATTCTCCAGAAAGATGCTCACTGA
- a CDS encoding transposase translates to MIILEFKAKGKRHQYSAINEAIRTVQFIRNSCLRYWMDNKGVNKFDLNKYSAVLAKNFPFANELNSTARQSSAERSWSSIVRFFDNCKKKVPGKKGFPKFQKNCRSVEYKQSGWKLSPDKKSITFTDKKGIGKLKLKGTWDLWRFDKKLIKRVRIVRRADGYYVQFCVSVDIKEELEPTGTAIGLDVGVKDFYTDSAGKTESNPRFYRTGEKRLKFYQRRVSRKKKGSSNRKKAVNRLGRQHLKISRQREEHAKRLARCVIRSNDLVAYEDLRVRNLVKNHCLAKSINDAGWHQFRKWMEHFGTKFGKVTVAVNPAYTSQNCSDCGEEVKKSLSTRTHTCKCGCQLDRDHNAAINILKRALGTVGHTGTWILKDLNTCGESTSTLLDSGLVEQVGSLKQESPRLMTGECQLGLISV, encoded by the coding sequence ATGATCATTTTAGAGTTCAAGGCAAAAGGAAAAAGACATCAATACTCCGCCATTAATGAGGCTATACGGACAGTCCAATTCATCCGCAATAGCTGTCTAAGGTACTGGATGGACAATAAGGGGGTCAACAAGTTTGACCTCAACAAATACAGCGCCGTACTAGCTAAAAACTTCCCTTTTGCCAATGAGTTGAACTCTACCGCTCGGCAATCTAGTGCTGAGAGATCATGGTCATCAATCGTCCGCTTCTTTGATAACTGCAAGAAAAAAGTACCCGGAAAGAAAGGTTTCCCCAAGTTCCAGAAAAACTGTAGGTCGGTTGAGTATAAGCAGTCAGGATGGAAGTTGTCCCCTGACAAAAAGTCAATCACGTTCACCGACAAAAAAGGGATCGGGAAGCTTAAACTCAAGGGTACATGGGACTTGTGGCGTTTTGACAAAAAGCTAATAAAGCGAGTCCGGATAGTCCGTCGGGCTGATGGTTACTATGTCCAGTTTTGTGTCTCGGTTGACATCAAAGAAGAACTAGAGCCAACTGGGACAGCCATTGGGTTAGATGTCGGAGTGAAAGATTTCTACACTGATTCCGCTGGAAAAACCGAGTCAAACCCCCGCTTTTACAGAACGGGAGAAAAACGTCTCAAGTTTTACCAGCGTCGAGTTTCTCGAAAGAAGAAAGGCTCATCCAACCGTAAAAAAGCGGTTAATAGACTGGGTAGGCAGCACCTTAAAATAAGTAGGCAACGTGAAGAACATGCCAAGAGACTGGCACGTTGCGTAATCCGATCTAACGATCTGGTCGCCTACGAAGACTTAAGGGTCAGGAATCTTGTAAAAAATCACTGTCTTGCCAAGTCTATTAATGATGCAGGTTGGCATCAGTTTCGGAAATGGATGGAGCACTTTGGCACCAAGTTTGGAAAGGTAACAGTCGCAGTGAATCCTGCCTATACCAGCCAAAACTGCTCTGACTGTGGCGAGGAAGTTAAAAAATCCCTATCAACTAGAACCCATACCTGTAAGTGCGGTTGCCAGTTAGATAGAGACCACAATGCCGCGATCAACATCCTTAAACGAGCCTTGGGTACGGTGGGGCACACCGGAACCTGGATCTTAAAAGATCTGAACACTTGCGGAGAATCAACCTCTACTCTTCTTGACTCCGGTCTGGTTGAGCAAGTTGGCTCGTTGAAGCAAGAATCCCCGCGTCTAATGACCGGGGAGTGTCAATTGGGCTTGATATCTGTATAA
- a CDS encoding class I SAM-dependent methyltransferase, protein MTVPTNNPKEFRQFEYCGWQQSVDQYHSSFSSLTSQTIESLLDSVNAARDMELLDIATGPGYVAAQAHKRGCKVTGVDLSDAMVAKARQLNPQIEFCQGEAESLPFAESRYQAAVMNFGILHLAEPEKALGEAFRVIRSQARFGFTVWSKPEKSVAFKIMNKAIETYKNSEVTLPEGPPFFLFSEPDYCFKCLQNLGFKNPSVQEIPLLWELTSADELFDAFYKGTARTGGILRAQTSKSLDNIRAAIHQDTASYRQNNRLLLPMSAIVASAQKP, encoded by the coding sequence ATGACAGTACCCACCAATAATCCCAAAGAATTTAGACAATTTGAATATTGTGGATGGCAACAGTCAGTAGACCAATATCATTCATCTTTTTCATCTCTGACTAGCCAAACTATCGAGTCTTTGCTTGATAGTGTAAATGCCGCAAGGGATATGGAATTACTTGATATTGCCACTGGTCCTGGCTATGTGGCTGCCCAGGCCCACAAGCGAGGATGTAAGGTAACGGGGGTAGATTTATCAGACGCTATGGTTGCCAAAGCACGGCAACTGAATCCCCAGATCGAATTTTGTCAGGGGGAAGCGGAATCATTACCATTTGCCGAATCTCGATATCAAGCAGCCGTAATGAACTTTGGAATTTTGCATTTAGCTGAACCAGAAAAAGCATTGGGCGAAGCATTTCGAGTAATTCGTAGCCAGGCCAGGTTTGGGTTTACTGTGTGGAGCAAGCCCGAAAAATCGGTAGCGTTTAAGATTATGAATAAGGCAATCGAAACCTATAAAAATTCAGAGGTTACTCTTCCAGAAGGACCACCATTTTTTCTGTTTAGTGAACCGGATTATTGCTTCAAGTGTTTGCAAAATTTAGGATTTAAGAATCCTTCTGTGCAGGAAATTCCCCTACTCTGGGAACTTACCAGTGCCGATGAACTTTTTGATGCTTTTTATAAAGGCACCGCCAGAACAGGTGGTATACTCCGAGCTCAAACTAGTAAATCCCTTGACAATATACGGGCAGCGATTCACCAGGACACTGCAAGCTATAGGCAAAATAATCGACTGCTTCTGCCTATGTCAGCCATAGTTGCATCTGCTCAGAAACCTTGA
- a CDS encoding alpha/beta hydrolase: MNFYSYRIKYSLSLCSAIFMSLGTAEIATAATFSDGAIFSEVDSFSTTITTNGNPADIYFPVVSRTSNELFPTTILLPGGLVDKSFYSSFATQVASYGFVVVVPNNRVSLPQFNFEGLLPEASQINSIFDFIITESENYNSQLAGIVDTEKLGLLGHSQGGVVGLTAIEDSCIFPLCLDDFNRPEALMAGAFYGTNRFDPFLMEFIPTANDGIPVALVQGSLDARITPEEALATFELIQDPPKALITVAGANHFSITNVNNPSGARPDFSNPTLAQDEAIETIARWSALFLRANVLDNAGAFEFVFDTGARLDPNISVIAELKTVPEPSSLFGVLAIAMGGIALRARPRGKRQEAKVRFPH, translated from the coding sequence ATGAATTTTTACTCTTATCGAATAAAATACTCCCTGAGCCTCTGTAGTGCTATTTTTATGAGTCTTGGAACTGCAGAAATAGCCACTGCTGCCACTTTCAGTGATGGAGCAATTTTTTCGGAAGTTGATAGCTTCAGTACTACCATTACCACCAATGGCAATCCAGCAGACATTTACTTTCCCGTTGTATCTAGGACTAGCAACGAATTATTTCCCACTACCATCCTCTTGCCAGGGGGATTGGTAGACAAATCCTTCTACTCTAGTTTTGCGACTCAGGTTGCTAGCTACGGCTTTGTAGTTGTTGTCCCTAACAATAGGGTATCTCTACCCCAGTTTAATTTTGAAGGATTGCTTCCCGAAGCTTCGCAAATTAACTCGATTTTCGACTTTATCATTACAGAAAGCGAGAATTATAATTCCCAGCTTGCGGGCATTGTAGATACCGAAAAGCTTGGTTTACTTGGTCATTCCCAAGGGGGGGTAGTCGGTTTAACCGCGATTGAAGATTCCTGTATTTTTCCCCTCTGTTTGGATGATTTTAATCGTCCAGAAGCACTTATGGCCGGTGCTTTCTACGGTACGAATCGATTCGATCCCTTCTTAATGGAATTTATTCCTACGGCAAATGATGGCATTCCTGTGGCCTTAGTTCAGGGAAGTCTCGATGCTCGGATAACCCCTGAAGAAGCTTTGGCTACTTTTGAGTTAATCCAAGATCCTCCCAAGGCATTGATTACCGTTGCAGGTGCCAATCACTTTAGTATTACTAATGTTAATAATCCCTCTGGTGCGCGACCGGATTTTAGCAATCCCACTCTAGCTCAGGATGAAGCGATTGAAACCATTGCCCGTTGGAGTGCTTTGTTCTTGCGCGCTAATGTTCTAGATAATGCCGGGGCTTTTGAGTTTGTATTCGATACAGGGGCAAGATTAGATCCTAATATTAGTGTAATTGCTGAGCTGAAAACTGTTCCGGAACCCAGTTCCCTGTTTGGGGTATTGGCAATAGCTATGGGTGGTATAGCGCTACGCGCAAGGCCAAGAGGCAAGAGGCAAGAGGCAAAGGTGCGCTTTCCGCATTAA